From Shewanella psychrophila, a single genomic window includes:
- a CDS encoding TonB-dependent receptor → MMKHNPITLAIRTSILCSLILPAIANANDQTIERIMVTGQKVDRTLQETTASVAVITSKQIEEQNINDFYDALERTPNVNGDLRNGFSIRGIDAYNVSGGGSSNLASLYIDGAVMPYDVIRQGGFSTWDVSQIEILRGPQSTLQGRNSLAGAIIMRTIDPSFEWGGKARLGVGEYGQREYAAAIGGEVIEDELAFRASADKNDFDGYIDNTFTGVPADHNNNETYRIKLKYQPSNLQEFYAQIGYTKSKTNLGIRGTSTLATDGSLLTDPFAHREVSLDQASFTFTDVNIYTLELNYDINDNLTASAVSTYSTVDAGFSWDDDGTSEPTAARFWDNQDDTFSQEVKLVIDTEKLSGVVGAFYSDQETETKSHGQRYLSFQRLGVPTLLVTPPENGGLGLPQSLADMLLGLYADVDPVLIYNEAITKQNVTNIALFADAVYKINDRWDIFAGFRFDREKQDNEADGDVAITNAHLMPDPSNSAFDPMTRALITGINAKLLSMADSASGIEPLVDASFNAFLPKLGVSYHWSTDITTSFTVQQGYRSGGVGTNTAKSTTHTFDPEYTWNYELAFRSVWLEGSLSANANIFYVDWQDQQVEVQFSGNRYDSETRNAGSSTVQGFEAELFYQIDSDWSLYGGVGYANTEFEEFKIVLPTVTYDLSGRSFEDAPEWTANLGSTYRSDSGIFANLNVSYAGESSGINNPKAAGLDYDPMNDERILVNARVGYEWDNFSIYALGTNIFDNEYVSLVDVGYDFQTLSTPRQLTLRVEAQF, encoded by the coding sequence ATGATGAAACACAACCCAATTACACTCGCTATTCGCACCAGCATACTCTGCTCACTCATACTTCCAGCCATAGCTAATGCCAATGACCAAACCATTGAAAGAATCATGGTGACAGGGCAAAAGGTCGACAGAACACTGCAAGAGACCACGGCCAGTGTCGCAGTGATCACCAGCAAGCAGATAGAAGAACAAAATATCAACGATTTCTATGATGCACTCGAGCGTACCCCGAACGTTAACGGTGACCTTCGCAATGGCTTCAGCATACGTGGCATCGATGCCTATAACGTTTCAGGTGGCGGCTCCAGCAATTTAGCCTCCCTGTATATCGATGGTGCAGTCATGCCCTATGATGTGATTCGTCAAGGCGGTTTCTCTACTTGGGATGTCAGCCAGATTGAGATCCTTCGTGGGCCTCAATCGACCCTTCAGGGACGTAACTCACTGGCCGGCGCCATCATAATGCGTACGATCGATCCGAGTTTCGAATGGGGAGGCAAAGCCAGACTCGGTGTTGGTGAATACGGCCAAAGGGAATATGCCGCCGCCATAGGTGGTGAGGTTATTGAAGATGAGCTTGCCTTCAGAGCCAGTGCCGATAAAAATGATTTTGACGGTTATATCGACAATACTTTCACTGGAGTGCCTGCGGATCACAATAATAATGAAACCTACCGCATTAAGCTCAAATATCAGCCATCGAATTTACAAGAGTTTTATGCTCAAATCGGCTACACCAAGAGTAAAACAAACCTAGGCATACGAGGTACCAGTACCCTAGCGACTGACGGTAGCCTGTTAACGGATCCTTTCGCTCACAGAGAAGTGTCTCTCGATCAAGCCAGTTTCACCTTCACCGATGTCAATATCTACACTTTAGAACTCAACTACGACATCAACGACAATTTGACTGCGTCCGCTGTCAGCACCTACTCCACAGTCGATGCAGGGTTTAGCTGGGATGATGATGGAACCTCAGAGCCTACGGCTGCTCGATTTTGGGATAACCAAGATGATACCTTCAGTCAAGAAGTTAAATTGGTCATCGACACAGAAAAATTATCGGGTGTTGTTGGCGCCTTCTACTCCGATCAGGAGACTGAGACCAAATCCCATGGTCAGAGATATCTGAGCTTTCAGCGTCTGGGGGTACCAACACTATTAGTTACTCCACCAGAAAATGGTGGTTTAGGTCTACCACAATCTCTTGCTGACATGCTATTAGGCCTATATGCCGATGTGGATCCTGTGCTCATCTATAATGAAGCCATAACCAAGCAAAACGTCACAAATATCGCCCTGTTTGCCGATGCCGTTTATAAGATAAATGACCGTTGGGACATCTTTGCTGGTTTCCGTTTCGATCGCGAAAAACAGGACAATGAAGCCGATGGAGATGTAGCTATCACCAATGCTCACTTGATGCCAGATCCAAGCAACTCAGCATTTGACCCTATGACCAGAGCCCTGATCACAGGGATCAATGCAAAACTGCTAAGCATGGCGGACAGCGCTTCAGGAATCGAGCCCTTGGTTGATGCCTCTTTCAATGCCTTTTTGCCAAAACTCGGTGTCAGTTATCACTGGAGCACTGACATCACCACCAGCTTTACCGTACAGCAAGGTTATCGCTCCGGTGGTGTTGGCACTAACACAGCAAAAAGTACCACGCACACCTTCGATCCCGAATATACCTGGAACTATGAGCTGGCATTTCGCTCGGTCTGGCTAGAGGGCAGTTTAAGTGCCAATGCCAATATCTTCTATGTAGACTGGCAAGATCAACAGGTAGAAGTGCAGTTCTCGGGGAACAGATATGACAGTGAAACCCGTAATGCCGGTAGCTCTACCGTCCAAGGTTTCGAAGCTGAACTCTTCTACCAAATAGACAGTGACTGGAGCCTCTATGGCGGCGTGGGTTATGCAAATACTGAGTTTGAAGAATTTAAAATTGTACTGCCTACCGTCACTTACGACCTATCTGGTCGCAGCTTCGAAGATGCCCCCGAATGGACGGCTAACTTAGGTTCCACCTACCGCAGTGATTCTGGTATTTTCGCTAACCTAAATGTCAGCTATGCCGGTGAATCATCTGGCATCAATAACCCTAAAGCCGCCGGACTCGATTACGATCCAATGAACGATGAAAGGATATTAGTCAACGCACGTGTCGGCTATGAATGGGATAACTTCTCTATCTATGCCTTAGGCACAAATATCTTCGACAATGAATATGTATCATTAGTAGATGTCGGCTATGATTTCCAAACATTGAGCACACCAAGACAACTGACTCTAAGAGTTGAGGCACAATTCTAA
- a CDS encoding sensor domain-containing diguanylate cyclase yields the protein MCADKTIKQLQEQIKALQEENIELTRQKLSVEEKLTAALDGTGLCLWQQHIPSGKLTIFNREWGHLLGYTEQELSAHVDSWKGKLHPEDRDWVIAAFEDHVSGKAESYQAVHRMLHKNGGVSWVSDRGRIVEYDEGRPVRMMGTHIDITQEKCYELDLARLAHCDPLTHLLNRKALEQAFYTQQQCQPSMGGALFFIDLDSFKQVNDKHGHRFGDQVLMDVAQTLKNKAGDVAKLARFGGDEFVILHSAVNKDLLVKLAKSILEHYHRPVHIGSCEIKLGLSIGISLFDCSDQFIATCEHADRAMYQVKQRGKHDYAFWLNHDPQTFKFTQQVN from the coding sequence ATGTGCGCAGATAAAACCATCAAGCAATTACAAGAGCAGATAAAGGCGCTACAAGAAGAAAATATCGAGCTAACCAGACAGAAACTAAGTGTCGAGGAAAAACTGACCGCTGCTTTAGATGGCACTGGTTTGTGTTTGTGGCAGCAGCATATTCCTAGTGGCAAGCTCACGATCTTTAATCGTGAGTGGGGACACTTATTGGGCTATACAGAGCAAGAGTTGTCGGCTCATGTGGACAGTTGGAAAGGAAAACTTCACCCGGAAGACAGAGATTGGGTCATCGCCGCTTTTGAAGACCATGTATCGGGTAAAGCCGAGTCCTATCAGGCCGTCCATAGGATGTTGCATAAAAATGGCGGCGTAAGTTGGGTTTCAGATAGAGGCCGTATCGTCGAATATGATGAAGGACGGCCTGTTCGTATGATGGGGACTCATATCGATATAACCCAAGAGAAGTGCTACGAACTTGATTTAGCCAGGCTGGCTCACTGTGACCCTCTCACCCATCTGCTCAATCGTAAGGCGCTGGAGCAAGCATTCTATACTCAACAACAATGTCAGCCAAGCATGGGGGGGGCACTTTTCTTCATCGATCTCGACAGTTTCAAACAAGTTAACGATAAGCATGGTCATCGATTCGGCGATCAAGTGTTGATGGATGTGGCACAGACTCTTAAAAATAAGGCGGGAGACGTAGCAAAGCTTGCTCGCTTTGGAGGAGATGAGTTCGTTATATTGCATAGCGCGGTCAATAAAGACCTACTGGTTAAGTTAGCTAAAAGCATATTGGAACACTATCATAGACCCGTTCATATAGGTTCTTGCGAGATCAAACTAGGGTTAAGTATCGGCATTAGTCTATTTGATTGCAGTGATCAATTTATTGCGACTTGTGAGCATGCTGATAGGGCTATGTATCAAGTGAAGCAAAGGGGAAAACATGATTACGCCTTTTGGCTAAACCATGATCCCCAGACATTTAAATTCACCCAACAGGTTAATTAA
- a CDS encoding diguanylate cyclase: MLNSPLTLSTVDRVAKHLSLASDARITFIDDSGKVMGDSMIPIDQVPILDNHLNRPEIQLAQVTGIGISRHFSRTLNEEYIYVAIYRSLKVGGGTSGYYARASLPDSTIYYEVIKLRLALASIAIVSMLTLILLSFISSRWIARSVEQDRLDLKSKIDSGIHDIELLHELDSMLGACSELSEAGSVVKQVTPRLLPNSSGAISIYKSSRNKLEFIMFWGEEWQGVTEFKPEQCWALRKGHSHQSDHNDTQIYCEHFSHLAIEQGNKASLCIPLMALGEAIGVMHILKKEFPYSDLLLTNAIAKRVGLAIANIELRYSLRQQAIKDTLTGLFNRRYLFESLEQLVALGMRNKSQIGIIMGDIDHFKSFNDSYGHDAGDDVLKEVAKELKKNTRIADIVCRYGGEEFCIVCPDSTQEETLLIAEKLRLAVAKKEVKLSSKEMVTVTISMGVAMFTNSEDSIKSVISEADRRLYQAKSDGRNCVRGDV; the protein is encoded by the coding sequence TTGTTAAATAGTCCTCTCACTCTCAGTACCGTGGATCGAGTGGCTAAGCATTTAAGTTTAGCATCCGATGCCCGCATCACCTTTATCGATGACAGTGGCAAGGTTATGGGGGATTCTATGATCCCCATAGATCAAGTTCCTATACTGGATAACCACCTAAACAGGCCTGAAATACAGCTGGCGCAAGTGACTGGAATAGGTATTTCAAGACATTTTAGTCGAACATTAAACGAAGAATATATTTATGTCGCAATCTATAGAAGCTTAAAGGTAGGGGGAGGGACATCGGGTTATTATGCTAGGGCTTCCCTGCCTGATAGCACCATTTATTATGAAGTGATCAAGCTAAGGTTGGCATTAGCCTCAATCGCTATTGTCAGCATGTTAACTTTAATCTTGTTAAGCTTTATTTCATCAAGGTGGATTGCCCGATCTGTAGAACAAGACAGGCTGGACTTAAAAAGCAAAATAGATTCGGGCATTCATGATATTGAGCTGCTGCATGAATTAGATTCTATGCTAGGAGCCTGCTCCGAATTAAGTGAGGCTGGAAGTGTCGTTAAACAAGTGACTCCTAGGTTATTACCAAATTCTTCAGGCGCTATCTCTATTTACAAGTCTTCAAGAAATAAGCTGGAATTCATCATGTTTTGGGGCGAGGAATGGCAAGGTGTGACTGAATTTAAACCAGAGCAGTGCTGGGCATTAAGAAAAGGTCATAGTCATCAATCGGATCACAATGATACACAGATATATTGTGAGCATTTTTCTCATTTGGCTATCGAGCAAGGAAATAAAGCATCATTGTGTATTCCCTTGATGGCTTTAGGTGAAGCCATTGGTGTCATGCATATTCTAAAAAAGGAATTTCCTTATAGTGACTTATTGCTAACTAATGCGATTGCAAAAAGGGTAGGTCTTGCCATTGCCAATATAGAACTGAGATACAGTTTGCGGCAACAAGCAATTAAAGACACGTTAACGGGGCTATTTAATCGTCGCTATTTGTTTGAATCTTTGGAGCAATTGGTCGCTCTTGGGATGAGAAATAAATCGCAAATAGGCATAATAATGGGCGATATTGATCATTTTAAGAGTTTTAACGATAGCTATGGTCATGATGCCGGAGATGATGTGCTCAAAGAAGTTGCTAAGGAATTGAAAAAAAATACCCGAATTGCTGACATAGTGTGCAGGTATGGAGGGGAAGAGTTTTGTATTGTGTGCCCCGACAGTACTCAGGAAGAAACGCTATTGATTGCAGAAAAACTACGCCTCGCAGTCGCAAAAAAGGAGGTCAAGTTAAGCTCTAAAGAAATGGTTACTGTGACAATCTCTATGGGGGTCGCCATGTTCACTAACTCAGAAGATTCAATAAAATCTGTGATATCAGAAGCGGATAGACGCCTCTATCAGGCGAAGTCAGATGGTCGCAATTGTGTCCGTGGTGATGTTTAA
- a CDS encoding VOC family protein, giving the protein MNFNWQELHTRDFNASVTFYANTFDCDIRVVPGRNGQRYGLIIPTGSVKPVAGIFETGSIIESEPKQESEPKQESDSAIESGWIGYVTVAKLSSSVKSALDNGAIELESFEIPYIGVVSILKDPAGQKISLIEYTATNR; this is encoded by the coding sequence ATGAACTTTAACTGGCAAGAACTGCACACTCGAGATTTCAATGCTTCGGTCACTTTTTACGCCAACACCTTCGATTGCGATATTCGCGTCGTTCCCGGCAGAAATGGACAACGCTACGGACTGATTATCCCTACGGGTTCGGTTAAACCCGTAGCAGGGATCTTTGAGACTGGCTCCATTATAGAGTCGGAGCCGAAGCAAGAGTCGGAGCCGAAGCAAGAGTCGGATTCTGCAATAGAGTCTGGCTGGATAGGCTATGTCACAGTGGCGAAGCTAAGCTCATCAGTTAAATCTGCACTGGATAACGGCGCAATTGAACTCGAATCTTTCGAGATCCCCTATATAGGTGTTGTTTCAATCTTGAAAGATCCAGCCGGACAAAAAATCAGCCTCATTGAATATACAGCCACCAATAGATAA
- a CDS encoding acyl-CoA dehydrogenase, giving the protein MSIRTQLKKIMPSISTTEQEALDAGDVWLEGSIFQGKPDFSALRDIPVAKLSADEQAFLDGPVTTLIEMIDDFAIQGDKHIPDHILSYLKQNKFFSLIIPKSYGGLEFSPYANSTIVATISAKSSAVAVTVMVPNSLGPGELLMHYGTGEQRDYWLPRLANGQEIPCFALTSPEAGSDAGGIPDVGTVTVGEFEGKQVLGLSITWDKRYITLAPIATVLGLAFKVQDPKGLLGGKENLGITCALIPKSHPGVQLGNRHDPMGVNFYNGTTRGENVFIPMDFIIGGQANIGRGWAMLVACLGAGRGISLPALGAAVSHCSFKSSAEYAAVREQFGLSIGKFEGIQEKLADIAGKTYLQESMRVLTTEGLGIGLKPSVVTAIAKYHMTELGRDILNSAMDIQAGKAIQRGPQNTLASAYVAQPIAITVEGANILTRNLMIFGQGVMRCHPHMQSMVEAIHSDHKNADKVFNSIFRKTIAYSVGNSLRAFRLGLLPFTAQSNSKLAEVAIYEKSVNKLASKLAVYADFSLLVLGGKLKQAEMLSARLGDVMSYLYAAMASIRYYEQKLPSEQRAQAAPYFHYATRWSLCKAEEALLAFLENFPSSPVRKLMRALTVTYSAKMPKVNDNLVRELAEQAQLNTEFKKNLTHLIKPVVGDGNYINEQAYLAKMDCLELLAKVKKGLKARAFRSGTRFPITLDNALTAKVINATEHKQLLDYNLKRERAIRVDEFDFNMNLISDKAELKIAN; this is encoded by the coding sequence ATGAGCATAAGAACCCAATTAAAAAAAATAATGCCGAGTATTTCTACCACAGAGCAAGAGGCACTCGATGCAGGCGATGTATGGTTAGAAGGCTCGATCTTCCAAGGCAAACCTGACTTCTCAGCCCTGAGAGACATTCCGGTAGCTAAATTGAGCGCCGATGAACAGGCCTTCCTCGATGGTCCTGTGACCACTTTAATAGAGATGATTGATGACTTTGCTATCCAGGGTGATAAACATATACCGGATCACATTCTCAGCTACCTCAAACAGAACAAATTTTTCTCACTGATCATTCCAAAATCCTATGGCGGACTCGAATTTAGCCCTTACGCTAACTCAACCATAGTCGCCACTATATCGGCCAAGAGCTCAGCCGTTGCCGTTACCGTCATGGTGCCTAACTCCTTGGGCCCTGGCGAGCTATTGATGCATTATGGTACCGGTGAGCAAAGAGACTACTGGCTACCGCGCCTGGCTAATGGCCAGGAGATCCCCTGCTTTGCCTTAACCAGCCCAGAAGCTGGCTCTGATGCCGGTGGTATTCCGGATGTGGGCACTGTCACTGTGGGTGAGTTCGAAGGTAAGCAAGTACTTGGTCTCTCAATCACCTGGGATAAGCGCTATATCACCTTAGCGCCTATTGCCACAGTACTTGGACTGGCCTTCAAAGTTCAAGATCCAAAGGGTCTGCTTGGCGGTAAAGAAAACCTTGGCATCACCTGTGCGCTGATCCCTAAATCTCACCCAGGGGTGCAGCTAGGTAACCGTCACGATCCTATGGGCGTTAACTTCTATAACGGCACCACACGGGGCGAAAATGTATTTATCCCTATGGATTTCATCATAGGTGGACAGGCTAACATTGGTCGTGGCTGGGCTATGCTTGTTGCGTGTCTTGGTGCAGGCCGTGGCATCTCTTTGCCTGCCCTTGGCGCAGCGGTGAGCCATTGCTCATTCAAATCTTCGGCAGAATATGCCGCCGTGCGTGAGCAATTTGGATTATCTATTGGCAAGTTTGAAGGTATTCAAGAGAAGTTAGCTGACATTGCCGGTAAGACTTATCTACAGGAATCAATGCGCGTGCTAACCACAGAAGGGCTTGGCATAGGCCTTAAGCCTTCGGTGGTTACTGCAATCGCCAAATATCATATGACCGAACTTGGCCGAGACATTCTCAACTCAGCCATGGACATTCAAGCTGGTAAGGCCATTCAACGTGGTCCACAAAATACCTTAGCCTCGGCTTATGTTGCCCAACCTATCGCTATCACAGTCGAAGGCGCTAACATTCTTACCCGTAACCTGATGATCTTCGGACAAGGTGTGATGCGTTGTCACCCTCACATGCAAAGCATGGTTGAAGCGATTCACAGCGATCATAAGAATGCCGATAAGGTCTTTAACAGCATATTCCGGAAAACCATAGCCTATAGCGTGGGCAACAGTTTGCGTGCATTCCGTTTGGGCCTACTGCCATTTACGGCTCAATCGAACTCGAAGCTAGCAGAAGTCGCAATATACGAGAAGTCAGTCAACAAGCTGGCTTCGAAGCTGGCGGTATACGCCGATTTCTCTCTGCTAGTACTTGGCGGAAAACTCAAGCAAGCCGAGATGCTTTCGGCGCGCTTGGGTGATGTGATGAGTTACCTGTATGCCGCTATGGCGTCGATTCGTTATTACGAACAAAAACTACCAAGCGAGCAAAGAGCACAAGCAGCGCCTTATTTTCATTACGCCACTCGCTGGTCTCTGTGTAAGGCAGAAGAAGCCTTGCTTGCCTTTCTGGAGAACTTCCCGTCATCGCCGGTACGTAAATTGATGCGTGCATTAACGGTGACTTACTCTGCTAAAATGCCGAAGGTGAATGATAATTTAGTCAGAGAACTTGCCGAGCAGGCCCAGCTCAATACCGAGTTCAAGAAGAACCTGACTCACTTAATTAAGCCTGTTGTCGGTGATGGTAACTACATCAACGAACAAGCCTATCTGGCTAAGATGGATTGCCTCGAGTTACTGGCTAAGGTCAAGAAAGGACTTAAGGCTCGTGCATTCAGATCAGGCACGCGCTTCCCTATCACACTCGATAATGCCCTGACCGCTAAGGTCATCAACGCTACCGAGCATAAACAATTGCTGGATTACAACCTTAAACGTGAGCGTGCGATCCGCGTCGATGAGTTCGATTTTAATATGAACTTAATTAGTGATAAAGCTGAGCTTAAGATAGCTAACTGA
- a CDS encoding PepSY-associated TM helix domain-containing protein, with the protein MNKNFLKHLTQAHSWLGLIISGLLFIVFFMGAISLFRSEIYLWSVLPHHTPAQGEVLSPSEVMTLAIKDRPFNAKEHLTLVSPIAEMPFYKVYVDIVLPEDATTDIDYVSLLMDPVSGEIVANIDDFYLADFIYQLHYNLNIPNGGYIIGFVTLFLFFALVSGIFIHARKLIRQFFLYRTQEGKRDQWLTMHNVIGVMTLPFTLMYAITGLIFNLVIIYQIAFALVLYKGDQQALLNDAGYTQQMPEWLDTPLNTSAEVDTLVAQHIEAFGQPPRVIRAYNFGDSSALLHIFGSEDGKFVSPVEQVFALDGGETLFSRAPETPNTMTTGRIVLATLHFGDYAGTDLRLIYLLLGMGVCVLIVSGNLLWVEKRLQQRQASAKSIALVNSMTLGSTMGVILATAMAFLFERILPLGVAGRDELMMTSFVVSLGLYLVLAWFVSDKRKMLFISLIATAFILLTTILADWVLFHEQITTALNAGFLAVAGVQVGLAITVILFVTVAFSLFSKQNLDVYDSDPTASSGSDVDADISLESNGNLADEPLIQR; encoded by the coding sequence ATGAATAAAAATTTTTTAAAGCATTTAACTCAGGCTCACAGTTGGCTGGGATTAATTATCTCAGGCTTGTTGTTTATCGTGTTTTTTATGGGGGCGATAAGCTTATTTCGCAGTGAAATATACCTTTGGTCTGTGTTGCCACATCATACACCCGCTCAAGGCGAAGTGTTGTCTCCTAGTGAGGTAATGACATTGGCAATTAAGGATCGTCCTTTCAATGCCAAGGAGCATTTGACGCTAGTGTCACCCATTGCCGAGATGCCTTTCTACAAAGTCTATGTGGATATCGTCCTACCCGAAGATGCGACGACGGATATCGATTATGTGTCACTCTTGATGGATCCAGTGTCTGGTGAAATTGTGGCAAATATTGATGACTTCTATTTGGCCGATTTTATCTACCAGTTGCATTACAATCTTAATATTCCTAATGGCGGTTATATTATAGGTTTTGTTACTCTATTTTTATTTTTCGCACTGGTGTCGGGGATCTTTATCCATGCCAGAAAGTTGATCAGGCAGTTCTTTCTCTATCGAACTCAGGAGGGCAAGCGGGATCAGTGGCTGACCATGCATAATGTCATCGGTGTGATGACCCTGCCTTTTACCTTGATGTATGCCATCACAGGTTTGATATTCAACTTAGTTATCATCTATCAAATCGCGTTCGCCTTAGTGCTTTATAAGGGAGATCAACAAGCATTACTCAATGATGCTGGTTATACCCAACAGATGCCAGAGTGGCTGGATACGCCGCTCAATACCAGCGCTGAAGTTGATACTTTAGTGGCTCAGCATATTGAAGCCTTTGGTCAGCCACCGAGAGTCATTCGCGCCTATAACTTTGGTGATAGTAGTGCACTGTTGCACATTTTCGGCAGTGAAGATGGTAAATTTGTCAGTCCTGTGGAGCAGGTGTTTGCCTTAGATGGCGGCGAAACCTTGTTCTCAAGGGCTCCAGAGACGCCGAATACGATGACAACCGGGAGAATTGTACTTGCCACGCTGCACTTTGGTGATTATGCGGGCACGGATCTTAGGCTGATCTATTTGTTACTTGGCATGGGCGTATGTGTGCTTATCGTCAGTGGCAATCTACTCTGGGTCGAGAAACGATTGCAACAGAGACAGGCATCAGCTAAAAGTATCGCATTGGTTAATAGTATGACTTTGGGCTCGACCATGGGAGTCATATTAGCCACGGCTATGGCATTCTTATTTGAACGAATACTGCCCCTTGGAGTGGCTGGGCGAGACGAATTGATGATGACCAGTTTCGTGGTGAGCCTTGGACTCTATCTGGTGCTGGCTTGGTTTGTGTCTGATAAACGAAAGATGCTGTTTATCTCTCTCATTGCTACGGCATTTATCTTACTAACCACCATTTTAGCAGACTGGGTGCTTTTTCATGAACAAATAACGACAGCATTAAATGCGGGTTTTTTGGCCGTTGCAGGGGTGCAGGTTGGTTTGGCGATCACCGTGATACTGTTTGTCACTGTCGCTTTTTCTTTGTTTAGTAAGCAAAATCTTGATGTGTATGATTCGGATCCGACTGCAAGTTCTGGCTCAGATGTAGACGCTGATATTAGTTTAGAATCGAATGGGAATTTAGCCGACGAACCCTTAATTCAAAGATAA
- the yecR gene encoding YecR family lipoprotein, protein MQTHIKRLIFISVIAVTLSGCTSMKTMEATGGSLADGVIELSYTRSPSETSLFDEQDALKTATKRCKAWGFKKADAFSGEQTSCRDQIGSRCDVYLVTKKYQCVGKS, encoded by the coding sequence ATGCAGACTCATATCAAGCGGCTAATATTCATCTCAGTCATAGCTGTCACACTTTCTGGATGTACTTCAATGAAAACCATGGAAGCCACGGGCGGTAGCCTAGCCGATGGGGTCATTGAACTCTCCTACACCCGAAGCCCAAGTGAAACATCCCTATTCGATGAACAAGATGCCTTAAAGACAGCAACAAAAAGATGTAAAGCGTGGGGGTTCAAAAAAGCAGATGCTTTTAGTGGCGAACAAACCAGCTGCCGGGATCAGATTGGCTCAAGATGTGATGTCTATCTGGTCACCAAAAAATATCAATGTGTAGGTAAAAGCTAG
- a CDS encoding ISAs1 family transposase, producing the protein MYIESFKEHFGAIDDHRQSAKITYPLFDILFGSLCAVIAGSNGWFDIREYILGHHHWFKTQKMFTGGIPTDDTIARTISVINPDSFNECFLAWMQSVHQLTNGEVIAIDGKTLRGSYNRDDRNSTIHMISAYASANKLVLGQLKSDQKSNEITAIPELLKMLDLRGALVTIDAMGCQTAIAKAIIDKGGDYLLAVKSNQGHLAKAVNQAFSQHRSAGLSNDDFNIETGHGRIENRTCYVLNSAELEGDFSRWEALKCIVMVESFRAVKGKAISLEYRYYISSKELSAEQALSATREHWGIESMHWVLDVNMNEDTCQIYKNNGAENLAYLRHMALNMLRKEPTKLSIVGKQKRCLMNPQHLEKVLLAGLCSSTKK; encoded by the coding sequence ATGTATATTGAATCATTCAAAGAGCATTTTGGCGCGATTGACGACCACCGCCAAAGTGCAAAAATCACCTATCCATTGTTCGATATATTGTTCGGTTCTCTTTGCGCTGTTATTGCAGGTTCGAATGGTTGGTTCGATATCCGAGAATACATTCTTGGTCACCACCATTGGTTCAAAACGCAAAAAATGTTTACAGGCGGGATCCCTACTGACGATACAATTGCTAGAACAATTTCTGTGATTAATCCTGATAGTTTTAACGAGTGTTTTCTAGCATGGATGCAATCGGTTCACCAGCTAACTAATGGGGAAGTCATTGCGATTGATGGAAAAACGCTACGCGGCTCATATAATCGTGATGACCGAAACAGCACTATTCATATGATAAGTGCTTATGCTTCAGCAAATAAGCTGGTACTTGGTCAATTAAAATCAGACCAAAAAAGTAATGAAATTACGGCAATCCCAGAGCTTTTAAAAATGCTAGATCTACGCGGAGCGCTAGTGACAATCGATGCTATGGGCTGTCAAACGGCTATTGCTAAAGCGATCATCGACAAAGGTGGTGATTACCTACTGGCTGTAAAAAGCAATCAAGGCCACTTAGCTAAAGCGGTAAATCAAGCTTTTAGTCAGCATCGTTCAGCAGGCTTAAGTAATGATGATTTCAATATAGAAACAGGCCATGGTCGTATTGAAAATCGAACGTGCTATGTTTTAAATTCGGCTGAACTCGAAGGTGATTTCTCACGCTGGGAAGCACTCAAATGCATTGTTATGGTTGAAAGTTTTAGGGCGGTTAAAGGTAAGGCGATAAGCCTTGAATATCGTTACTATATTAGTTCGAAAGAGTTATCAGCAGAGCAAGCCTTAAGTGCTACTCGTGAACATTGGGGTATCGAGTCAATGCACTGGGTCTTGGATGTCAACATGAACGAAGATACATGCCAGATATACAAAAATAACGGCGCTGAAAATCTAGCTTACTTGAGGCATATGGCTCTCAACATGCTTAGAAAAGAACCGACCAAACTCAGCATCGTTGGTAAACAAAAGCGCTGCTTAATGAATCCTCAACATCTAGAGAAAGTTTTACTCGCTGGATTATGTAGCTCGACTAAAAAATAA